The Mercurialis annua linkage group LG8, ddMerAnnu1.2, whole genome shotgun sequence genome window below encodes:
- the LOC126659610 gene encoding stemmadenine O-acetyltransferase-like — translation MQIKVQIVSKEMVKISSSPSIQHHKPHKLSFFDQLTPTTYVPVILFYPIKNISPSTLSSKLKVALFKTLNLYYPLSGRATDNLYIDRFDEGVPFLEAQVNCSFSYFLKHHEPESLNSLLPCEPFSKVADQMNAPLTAVQINIFNCGSGIALGWCMSHKSFDAATASSFSTTWASFCRGDLHDVVEPDLEQGNIYFPSLTKIPENNLSLLEKLWFVTKADYVTRRFVFNAKAIGALTTKAKGKAEKEPSRIQTLSCFIWKCSMAASKSISGTPKVSILVEATNLRRKTSPPMKDSSIGNLFWWAVAMANFSDANSVELNELVSMLSESVDLYKTDYTHSFQGEKGFETMSDFCEHLREVLSSEEPDIFGFTSWSKAPFTRPNFGWGEPYWVGVMGKPGQEFRNMTVFVDAKDGKGIEAWITLDEKRMAILLQDPEFLEFASPNPRFSSI, via the coding sequence ATGCAAATAAAGGTTCAAATTGTTTCAAAAGAAATGGTGAAGATATCATCTTCACCATCGATTCAACATCATAAACCTCATAAACTCTCATTCTTCGATCAACTTACTCCTACAACTTATGTTCCAGTCATTCTATTTTACCCTAtcaaaaacatttcaccatCAACCCTATCATCAAAATTAAAGGTTGCACTATTCAAAACTCTCAATCTCTATTACCCTCTCAGCGGAAGGGCAACGGATAATCTCTATATCGATCGTTTCGACGAAGGTGTTCCGTTTCTTGAAGCGCAAGTAAATTGTTCATTCTCTTATTTTCTTAAACATCACGAACCCGAGTCACTAAACTCTTTGCTTCCATGCGAACCATTCAGCAAGGTGGCGGATCAAATGAACGCGCCTTTAACCGCAGTTCAGATCAACATTTTTAATTGTGGATCAGGAATAGCATTGGGTTGGTGTATGTCACATAAGAGTTTTGATGCAGCTACAGCTTCAAGTTTTTCTACTACTTGGGCTTCATTTTGTCGTGGAGATCTGCACGATGTTGTAGAGCCTGATCTCGAGCAAGGGAACATATATTTTCCATCACTAACTAAAATTCCTGAAAATAATTTGTCTTTATTGGAAAAGTTATGGTTTGTTACTAAAGCAGATTACGTTACGAGGAGATTCGTGTTCAACGCGAAAGCAATTGGCGCCCTTACGACTAAGGCGAAAGGTAAAGCTGAAAAAGAACCATCTCGGATTCAAACGTTGTCGTGTTTCATTTGGAAATGCAGTATGGCTGCATCAAAATCAATATCAGGAACACCAAAGGTATCTATTCTTGTGGAGGCGACGAATCTCAGGCGAAAAACAAGTCCGCCCATGAAAGATAGTTCCATTGGGAATCTGTTTTGGTGGGCTGTAGCAATGGCTAATTTTAGTGATGCAAACAGTGTAGAGCTAAATGAACTGGTGAGCATGCTAAGCGAATCGGTTGATCTGTATAAAACCGATTATACGCATAGTTTTCAAGGCGAAAAAGGGTTCGAAACGATGTCGGATTTCTGCGAGCATTTAAGAGAGGTACTATCTTCGGAAGAGCCTGACATTTTTGGATTTACAAGCTGGTCTAAAGCGCCTTTCACAAGACCTAATTTTGGATGGGGAGAGCCTTACTGGGTTGGTGTAATGGGAAAACCAGGACAAGAATTTAGAAATATGACTGTGTTTGTTGATGCAAAGGATGGTAAAGGGATTGAAGCTTGGATTACTTTAGATGAAAAAAGAATGGCGATTTTACTACAAGATCCCGAGTTCTTGGAATTTGCTTCTCCAAATCCTAGGTTTTCTAGCATCTGA